In Struthio camelus isolate bStrCam1 chromosome 31, bStrCam1.hap1, whole genome shotgun sequence, the genomic window CGTCGTCGCTGTCCTCGAAGGCCTCGTCGTCGGagcccttcttcttcttcttcttcttgcccGGCGGCGCCTTCTTCTTGGCCTTCGGCGCCTTCTcgcctgcgggcggcggcggctcagccCCGGCGTTCCCCTGCCACCCagtgccccccggcccccagcctcACCCTCGGCCTCGCTGGCCTCGCTCTCGTCGGAGCTGAGCTCCAGGTCGTCCTCCAGGTCGTGGATCTTCAGCTCGCCGcccttcttcttgctcttcttctccttctcctcctcctcctcgtcctggtCCCGCAGCCGCCGCTGCTGCATGATGCTGAAGTGGTTCAGCACCTTGTTGCgcctgggggagagggagggcggTGGGGTGACCCCTGGCTCTGGGACATGTCCCTAAGCTCCAGGACGTTCTCCCCAGCTCCAGGACgtcccctccagctccaggatGTCCCCCTTGGCTCTGAGATGTGTCTCCCGGCTCCAGGACGTTCTCCCCAGCTCTgggatgtccccccccccccagcctccagGATGTCCCCCCCAGCTCTGGGACGTGTTCCCCAGCTCTGGGACgtcccctccagctccaggacgtTCTCCCCAGCTCTGGGATGTCCCCCCCAGCTCTGGGACGTGTCCCCCAGCTCCGGGACGTCCCCCCCCAGCTCCAGGACGTTCTCCCCAGCTCCAGGACGTGTCCCCCAGCTCCAGGATGTCCCCCTTGGCTCTGAGATGTGTCTCCCAGCTCCAGGACGTTCTCCCCAGCTCTGGGACGTGTCCCCCAGCTCTGGGACGTCCCCTCCAGCTCTGGGACGTTCTCCCCAGCTCTGGGATGTCCCCCCCACAGCCTCCAGGATGTCCCCCCCAGCTCTGGGACGTGTCCCCCAGCTCTGGGACgtcccctccagctccaggacgtTCTCCCCAGCTCCAGGACGTCCCCGCTCACCTCTCCCACTCCTCCTCGGCCTCCTCGGCCGTCAGGGTGCGGTGCTTGGCCACGGGGGTGAAGTTGTACCAGTTGTGGACGGGGAAGGCCTCGAAGGCGCCGTCGGGGCACTGGGTGAAGATGTAGTAGGAGGCGTTCTCGGTGACGCCGCCCTTCTTCACCCCCTTGTACCtgcgggcgaggggccggggctAGTTCGGGcacggggggcggcgcggccccccggcgcggcccgcgtCCGCGTCCCCGCTCACTTGCGCCCGGCCTTGCCGTTGACCTTGAGCAGCCAGGGCTGGTCCTCGGCGCGGAACTCCTTGAGGACGATGCCGTACTTCTTGCGGCGCGCCTCCTCCCGCAGCTTGCGGTTGAACTCGCTCCCGGCGCCCGACTCCGGCATCTCCTCCTCCTGGTAGATCTTCTTGTTGCTCAGGTCCCGCTCCATCCGCGcctgcgcggggccgccgggcgtcAGCACCCCCCATCCTGCCGTCCCCACGTCCCATCCCCGGATCCATCCCCAGGTCCCGCCGTCCCCACGTCCCTTCCCTAAATCCCATCCCCGGGTCCCGCCGTCCCCACGTCCCTTCCCCGGATCCATCCCCGGGTCCCGCCGTCCCCACGTCCCTTCCCTAAATCCCATCCCCGGGTCCCGCCGTCCCCACGTCCCTTCCCTAAATCCCATCCCCGGATCCCGCCGTCCCCACGTCCCTTCCCTAAATCCCATCCCCGGGTCCCGCCGTCCCCACGTCCCTTCCCTAAATCCCATCCCCGGATCCCACCGTCCCCACGTCCCATCCCCGGATCCATCCCCGGGTCCCGCCGTCCCCACATCCCATCCCTGAATCCTGCTGTCCCCACATCCCATCCCCGGATCCATCCCCGGGTCCCGCTGTCCCCACGTCCCTTCCCTAAATCCCATCCCCGGGTCCCGCTGTCCCCACGTCCCTTCCCTAAATCCCATCCCCAAATCCTGCCGTCCCCACATCCCATCCCCGAGTCACGCTGTCCCCACATCCCATCCCCACATCCCATCCCCACATCCCATCCCCGAATCCCGCCGTCCCCACATCCCATCCCTGGATCCTGCCATCCCCACATCCCATCCCCGAATCCCATCCCCGAATCCCACCGTCCCCACATCCCATCCCCAAGTTGTCAACCCCAAATCCTGTCCCCGAATCCTGTCCCCTCCAAAGCCGCCCCCAAATCTCACCATTGCCAAATCCCGCTGCCTCCGCTCCCGTCCCCGAATGCCACCgtccccaaatccccccctcCCTTGTCCCCAAATTCCTGCTGCATCCGAACCCTGCCCGCTCCGGGGCCGGTCCCCCGGCGCTGTCCCTTCCGGCACCGCCCTCGTGACGCCGTCCCCGCGATGTCACCCCATGTCCCCGCGACGTCACCCCCCGACAccgtcccccccccggcgccggcggctcccACCTGGTGCCAGGTGGCGAAGTTGACCTTGTCGGCGGCGTTGAAGGCCATGATGTTGTACTTCTTGGTGGTGTTCCTGCGGGACAGCCGCCGTCACCCCGGCCCCCCGGgtgccccctcgccccccacccccccggcagCAGAGACTCACTTGGGCACCCGGACCACGTACTCGGTGACCAGTTGGCTACTGGTGCCCTGTGGAGTGAgcagagggcagggctgggcccgcgtGTCGGGTCCATGGGGTCCCCTGAGGTCCTTGGGGGTCCCACCAGGGTCCGTGGGGGTCCCAGCAGGCTCCGTAGGGTCCCACTGAGGTCTGTAGGGTCCCACTGGGGTCCCCTGAGGTCCGTGGGGGTCCCAGCAGGGTCCGTGGGGGTCCCACTGGGGTCCCCTGAGGTCCTTGGGGGTCCCACCAGGGTCCGTGGGGGTCCCACTGGGGTCTCGTGAGGTCTATGGGGGTCCCACCAGGGTCCGTAGGGTCCCACTTAGGTCCCCTGATGTCCTTGGGGGTCCCAGTAGGGTCCATGGGGGTCCCTGCAGGGTCCGTAGGGTCTCACTGGGGTCCCCTGAGGTCCATGGGGTCTCACAGGGTTCATGGGTTCTGTGGGGGTCCCACTAGGGTCCGTAGGGTCCCACTGGGGTCACCTGAGGCCCATGGGGGTCCCAGTAGGGTCCCCTCGAGTCTGCGGAGGGTCCCACTAGGGTACCCTGAGGCTCGTGGGGTCTCACCAGGGTTCACGGGCTCTGCGGGGGTCCCACCGGGGTCCCCTAAGGCCTATGGGGGTCCCACTGGGGTCTCTGGGGTTCCCTGAAGTCCGTGGGGTCCCCTGGGGACCCACTCGGGTCTGTAGGGTCCCACGAGGGCTCATGGGGTCCCACGAGTGTCTGTGGGGTCTCCCGGGGTCCCCctggtgtccggggggggcccgggggggtccccggagcCAGCACTTACCAGCGAGGCCATGGCTGTGGCAGCCGGGGGAGCCGGGAGCCCCCGAATGTGcccaggggggtcctgggggaggcagggggtgaaGGGGGGCCCAGGACccctcccctgcaccctgcagctcCCTATAGGGCCCTTCTGCCACCCCAGGAGCTCCTATAGGGCCCTTCTGCTCCCCCAGCATCCACCAGAAACCCCTATAGGGCCCTTCTGCCCTCCCAATATCCACCAGGAGCCTCTATAGGGCCCTTCtgcccccccagcatcccccaagGCCCCAGGAGCCCCTATAGGGCCCTTCTGCCCTCCCAGCATCCCCCAAGGCCCCAGGAGCCCCTATAGGGCCCTTCtgcccccccagcatcccccaagACCCCAGGAGCCCCTATAGGGCCCTTCTGCTCCCCCAGCATCCACCAGAAACCCCTATAGGGCCCTTCTGCCCTCCCAATATCCACCAGGAGCCTCTATAGGGCCCTTCtgcccccccagcatcccccaaggccccaggagcccctatagggcccttctgcccccccagcatcccccaaggccccaggagcccctatagggcccttctgcccccccagcatcccccaaggccccaggagcccctatagggcccttctgccccccccagcatcccccaagGCCCCAGGAGCCCCTATAGGGCCCTTCTGCCCTCCCGGCATCCCCCAGGAGCCCCTATAGGgcccttctgcccccccccccagcatcccccaagGCCCCAGGAGCCCCTATAGGGCCCTTCTGCCCTCCCGGCATCCCCCAGGAGCCCCTATAGGGCCCTTCTGCCCTCCCGGCATCCACCAGGAGCCCCTCTAGGGACCTTctgccccccagcatccctcAGGACCCCCTATAGGGCCCTTATATCTCCCTAGACTCTTCCTAGGAGCCCCTACAGAGCTCCCCGATTTCCCCtggggcccccaaagccccccaggtgcccccctaGCCCCAGGAGAACCTACAAAGCCCTTATGcccaccccagctccccccaAGAGCCCCTAtagggcccccagccccccccagtccCTAGAGCCCCATAGGGCCCCAGCCCTCCCCAACATGGCCCCAGAGGCCCCTATTTCCCCCGCCCCCAACGCCCCCCCGTGGCCTCCGACGGCCCTTtagggccccccctcccccgaccTCCCAGGAGCCGCTATAGGGCCCCTCGGGGCGCCCCCACTCCCCCCACAGGCCGCCCCGGccgcaccgcgcatgcgccgccgctccgcgccggtgCTGGCCGCTCCGGGCACCCGTCGCctcaacggccgccgccgccgccgcactgcGCAGGACCGGAAGTCCCCAGGCGGCGCGCCGGAAGCGGAAGTGCCCTCACCGCCTCCCGGAAGTGTCGCCATGGcaacggccgccggcgccgcgcgtgcccccccccccccccaacccggcgcGGGAGCCGGCCCCGAAGCGGCGCTTTTTGTCCCCAaacgcggcgggggggggcacagagaggcggaggcggcggcggcggcggaggttTTGTTATCGTTTATTTGTGAAGTTAAAAACAAGCGGTAAAAAGTAAAAACTGAGCGGAGCGtcgccggccggcccggggggggggagagggggggccgcgccgcccccgccgcccccgccgcccccgccccgggttAGTCGCTACCTGctaccggcggcggcggcggcggcgggggggggccgcggggggggggcgccggtcgccgccccgggccggccgcggccgcgccgaaAAACAAAAGGGGGTCACGGACGGGGGTCACGGTCGGTTCACTGCGCCTGCGGGA contains:
- the GTF2F1 gene encoding general transcription factor IIF subunit 1 isoform X3; its protein translation is MASLGTSSQLVTEYVVRVPKNTTKKYNIMAFNAADKVNFATWHQARMERDLSNKKIYQEEEMPESGAGSEFNRKLREEARRKKYGIVLKEFRAEDQPWLLKVNGKAGRKYKGVKKGGVTENASYYIFTQCPDGAFEAFPVHNWYNFTPVAKHRTLTAEEAEEEWERRNKVLNHFSIMQQRRLRDQDEEEEEKEKKSKKKGGELKIHDLEDDLELSSDESEASEAEGEKAPKAKKKAPPGKKKKKKKGSDDEAFEDSDDGDFEGQEVDYMSDASSSSLEEDVGKAKVTKEEDGPKGIDEESESSEESEEEKPAEEKEEEEEEKKAPTPQEKKKKKDSSDESQTSEESDIDSETSSALFMAKKTPPKKERRGSASSSRGGSRPGTPTVEPGSTSSTLRAAATKLEQGKRQAASGELPAAKRLKLDAGPQPGSGKSTPQPQSGKSTPSSGDVQLTEEAVRRYLTRKPMTTKDLLKKFQTKKTGLSSEQTVNVLAQILKRLNPERKMINDKMHFFLKE
- the GTF2F1 gene encoding general transcription factor IIF subunit 1 isoform X2 codes for the protein MASLGTSSQLVTEYVVRVPKNTTKKYNIMAFNAADKVNFATWHQARMERDLSNKKIYQEEEMPESGAGSEFNRKLREEARRKKYGIVLKEFRAEDQPWLLKVNGKAGRKYKGVKKGGVTENASYYIFTQCPDGAFEAFPVHNWYNFTPVAKHRTLTAEEAEEEWERRNKVLNHFSIMQQRRLRDQDEEEEEKEKKSKKKGGELKIHDLEDDLELSSDESEASEAEGEKAPKAKKKAPPGKKKKKKKGSDDEAFEDSDDGDFEGQEVDYMSDASSSLEEDVGKAKVTKEEDGPKGIDEESESSEESEEEKPAEEKEEEEEEKKAPTPQEKKKKKDSSDESQTSEESDIDSETSSALFMAKKKTPPKKERRGSASSSRGGSRPGTPTVEPGSTSSTLRAAATKLEQGKRQAASGELPAAKRLKLDAGPQPGSGKSTPQPQSGKSTPSSGDVQLTEEAVRRYLTRKPMTTKDLLKKFQTKKTGLSSEQTVNVLAQILKRLNPERKMINDKMHFFLKE
- the GTF2F1 gene encoding general transcription factor IIF subunit 1 isoform X1, whose translation is MASLGTSSQLVTEYVVRVPKNTTKKYNIMAFNAADKVNFATWHQARMERDLSNKKIYQEEEMPESGAGSEFNRKLREEARRKKYGIVLKEFRAEDQPWLLKVNGKAGRKYKGVKKGGVTENASYYIFTQCPDGAFEAFPVHNWYNFTPVAKHRTLTAEEAEEEWERRNKVLNHFSIMQQRRLRDQDEEEEEKEKKSKKKGGELKIHDLEDDLELSSDESEASEAEGEKAPKAKKKAPPGKKKKKKKGSDDEAFEDSDDGDFEGQEVDYMSDASSSSLEEDVGKAKVTKEEDGPKGIDEESESSEESEEEKPAEEKEEEEEEKKAPTPQEKKKKKDSSDESQTSEESDIDSETSSALFMAKKKTPPKKERRGSASSSRGGSRPGTPTVEPGSTSSTLRAAATKLEQGKRQAASGELPAAKRLKLDAGPQPGSGKSTPQPQSGKSTPSSGDVQLTEEAVRRYLTRKPMTTKDLLKKFQTKKTGLSSEQTVNVLAQILKRLNPERKMINDKMHFFLKE